In one window of Thalassotalea agarivorans DNA:
- a CDS encoding glycosyltransferase family 2 protein codes for MKITKTYPPRRYNQHAIQFFRLVMEKILPPSWFREAIPKKEDRKALDGHLNLEIVSHCWGYGNMLTYQLSSFVNNPPTKATVTVTVFYSEEDEKTKAVVEFFNNIAVENVVWNFTAISKEKLFRRGIGRNMAARSTNADWLWFTDCDIIFHENCIDSLADALQGKQEILYYPRTECTTEMLTDDDPMLRKESEPQVVDISTENFSQHSRDKAKGAFQIVHADVARAIGYCEKLKMFQTEDTRWRKTYEDTAFKWLIGSEGIPIDVDGVYQIRHVTKGRYAQDSSISKVRSKIRRMQE; via the coding sequence ATGAAAATAACAAAAACATACCCACCTCGACGTTACAACCAGCATGCCATCCAGTTTTTTCGACTGGTGATGGAAAAAATATTGCCACCTTCTTGGTTTAGAGAAGCGATTCCTAAAAAAGAAGACAGAAAGGCGCTAGACGGACATTTAAATCTAGAAATTGTCAGTCATTGCTGGGGCTACGGTAACATGCTGACCTATCAGCTCAGTTCATTTGTGAACAACCCACCGACAAAAGCAACAGTGACGGTCACTGTGTTTTATTCAGAAGAAGATGAAAAAACAAAAGCCGTGGTCGAGTTTTTCAATAACATTGCTGTTGAAAACGTGGTATGGAATTTTACCGCTATTTCTAAAGAGAAATTGTTCCGACGTGGTATTGGTCGCAATATGGCGGCTCGGTCTACTAACGCTGATTGGCTCTGGTTTACAGATTGCGACATTATTTTCCACGAAAACTGTATAGACTCTCTGGCAGATGCACTGCAAGGTAAGCAAGAAATTTTGTATTACCCGCGCACAGAATGTACGACAGAGATGCTAACGGATGACGACCCAATGCTCCGTAAAGAAAGTGAGCCTCAAGTGGTCGATATTTCTACCGAGAATTTCTCTCAACATTCTCGTGATAAAGCCAAAGGCGCTTTTCAAATTGTGCATGCTGATGTTGCGCGCGCTATTGGATACTGTGAAAAGCTTAAAATGTTTCAAACAGAAGATACACGCTGGCGCAAAACCTATGAAGATACCGCGTTTAAATGGCTGATTGGTAGCGAAGGTATTCCTATTGATGTTGATGGCGTTTATCAAATCCGCCATGTCACTAAAGGCCGTTATGCGCAAGATTCAAGTATTTCAAAGGTAAGAAGTAAAATCCGTAGGATGCAAGAATAG
- the ubiE gene encoding bifunctional demethylmenaquinone methyltransferase/2-methoxy-6-polyprenyl-1,4-benzoquinol methylase UbiE, whose product MTSAKDQKPEQSASDSTTHFGFQTVDKGDKASMVAGVFHSVAKQYDIMNDLMSLGIHRLWKRFTIDASGVRPGNKVLDLAGGTGDLTAKFSKIVGQEGKVILADINSSMLNVGRDKLRDKGLVQNIEYVQANAEALPFEDNSFDIVTIAFGLRNVTDKDKALRSIYRVLKPGGRLLVLEFSKPEHEILNKVYDFYSFNILPKMGEFVAKDSESYQYLAESIRMHPDQDTLKAMMDDAGFEQTTYHNLTGGIVALHKGFKF is encoded by the coding sequence ATGACATCAGCAAAAGATCAAAAGCCGGAGCAATCGGCATCAGATTCAACCACTCACTTTGGTTTTCAAACGGTAGATAAAGGCGATAAAGCGTCTATGGTTGCCGGCGTTTTTCATTCTGTCGCAAAACAATATGACATTATGAACGACCTTATGTCACTAGGTATTCACCGCTTATGGAAGCGTTTTACGATAGATGCTAGTGGTGTAAGGCCAGGTAATAAGGTGTTAGACCTTGCGGGTGGTACCGGAGATTTAACGGCAAAGTTTTCTAAAATTGTTGGCCAAGAAGGTAAAGTTATTCTAGCCGACATTAACAGTTCTATGCTCAATGTTGGCCGCGATAAACTGCGTGATAAAGGCCTAGTGCAAAATATCGAGTACGTGCAAGCTAATGCTGAAGCTTTGCCCTTTGAAGACAACTCATTTGATATCGTGACGATCGCTTTTGGCTTAAGAAACGTAACAGATAAAGATAAAGCGCTACGTTCTATTTACCGTGTACTAAAACCAGGTGGTCGTTTGTTGGTGTTAGAGTTTTCAAAACCTGAACACGAGATTTTAAACAAAGTATACGACTTTTATAGTTTCAATATACTGCCGAAAATGGGCGAGTTTGTTGCGAAAGACAGCGAAAGTTACCAATATTTAGCGGAATCTATTCGTATGCATCCAGATCAGGATACGTTAAAAGCGATGATGGACGACGCAGGTTTTGAACAAACGACCTATCACAATTTAACCGGTGGTATCGTTGCATTACATAAAGGCTTTAAGTTTTAA
- a CDS encoding ubiquinone biosynthesis accessory factor UbiJ: protein MAQTMFVQGITLLIEKAIAKVLVMNTAGYPFAQLKGKQLGLAFNELEQCFLLSFSENDVSVHAVDATQFAQTDCAVKTSISGLSELKQGAQITDLIKSEQIVVTGDIKIAQQLTSEIDKLNIDWQSEVAKHIGDVAMYKLWRGNKFIAQKIGFFGKTVAADASEYLLHEQKLVVSSSELTAFNEQVDYTVKLLQDIEQRIVAIDQKIKGQ from the coding sequence ATGGCGCAAACAATGTTCGTTCAGGGAATAACGCTTTTAATCGAAAAGGCGATAGCCAAAGTATTGGTGATGAATACAGCGGGCTATCCATTTGCGCAGCTAAAGGGTAAACAACTCGGGCTTGCGTTCAATGAACTTGAGCAATGCTTCTTGCTGTCCTTCAGCGAAAACGATGTTTCAGTGCACGCAGTTGATGCAACACAATTTGCGCAAACAGACTGCGCGGTGAAAACAAGCATTTCTGGTTTAAGTGAACTTAAGCAAGGGGCGCAAATTACCGATTTAATCAAGTCTGAACAAATTGTTGTTACTGGCGACATTAAAATCGCGCAGCAGTTAACCAGCGAAATCGATAAACTTAATATCGATTGGCAATCAGAAGTAGCCAAGCATATTGGTGATGTTGCAATGTATAAGCTGTGGCGAGGCAACAAGTTTATTGCCCAAAAGATTGGCTTTTTTGGTAAAACTGTAGCCGCTGACGCGTCTGAATATCTGCTACATGAGCAAAAGCTAGTGGTGTCTAGTTCAGAACTAACAGCGTTTAATGAACAAGTGGATTATACCGTCAAGCTACTTCAAGACATTGAACAACGCATTGTCGCGATAGATCAAAAAATTAAGGGACAGTAA
- the ubiB gene encoding ubiquinone biosynthesis regulatory protein kinase UbiB — protein sequence MSFARLFRIFSTFLQFGLDKLIPARFLPWYAKVFRMCFFWIGNKHKDKTPAQRFRLAIESLGPVFIKFGQMLSTRRDLLPEDFANELALLQDQVEPFSGEQAEKIVRKAIGESLYNEHFAEFDTNPLASASIAQVHAASMTLDGETHQIVVKVLRPGIEKIIRADIKLMSVIASLVAKWLPDGKRLRPVEVVKEYERTIIDELDLMREGANAIQLKRNFSQGDASDKILYVPEVYSKFCHKNVLVMERIYGIGVGEVEKLKSLNVNMKVLADRGVEVFFTQVFRDSFFHADMHPGNVFVDVTNPDDPTWIAIDCGIVGTLNREDKRYLAENFVAFFNRDYRKVAELHVDSGWVPANTSVDEFEFAIRTVCEPIFNKPLAEISFGQVLVNLFNTARRFNMEVQPQLVLLQKTLLYIEGLGRQLYPQLDLWQTAKPYLESWVKEQMGVKAVFEKIKDNLPFWNEKLPEIPDLVYDYLRVGKQAHETQKELINQALAKQDSQHKQLLNSVIGAGFVVSAALLAVAKLPIIAAITGVVGGVFVIKALTASTRD from the coding sequence GTGAGTTTTGCTCGTTTGTTTCGCATTTTTAGCACGTTTTTGCAGTTTGGTTTAGACAAACTCATTCCTGCACGATTTTTACCTTGGTATGCCAAGGTGTTTCGCATGTGTTTCTTTTGGATAGGTAACAAACACAAAGATAAAACGCCCGCCCAACGCTTTCGTTTAGCTATTGAATCACTTGGCCCTGTATTTATTAAATTTGGTCAAATGCTCTCTACTCGCCGTGATCTATTGCCAGAAGACTTCGCCAACGAACTAGCTTTGCTACAAGATCAAGTTGAGCCCTTTTCAGGTGAACAAGCAGAAAAAATCGTTAGAAAGGCGATTGGAGAAAGTCTGTATAACGAACATTTCGCAGAATTTGATACCAACCCATTGGCATCTGCGTCTATTGCGCAAGTACATGCCGCCTCGATGACTTTAGATGGTGAAACACATCAAATCGTCGTTAAAGTGCTTAGGCCTGGCATCGAAAAAATTATTCGCGCTGATATTAAACTGATGTCGGTTATTGCATCGCTAGTTGCTAAATGGTTGCCAGACGGTAAACGTTTGCGCCCTGTTGAGGTAGTTAAAGAATATGAAAGAACTATCATCGACGAACTAGATTTAATGCGTGAAGGCGCCAATGCCATTCAACTAAAACGCAATTTTTCACAAGGTGATGCCAGCGACAAGATTCTTTATGTGCCAGAAGTGTACAGCAAGTTTTGCCACAAAAATGTGCTGGTAATGGAACGTATTTATGGCATTGGCGTGGGTGAGGTTGAAAAACTGAAAAGCCTTAACGTCAACATGAAAGTGCTTGCTGATAGGGGCGTGGAAGTCTTTTTTACTCAGGTTTTTCGAGATAGCTTTTTTCATGCGGACATGCATCCAGGCAACGTCTTTGTGGATGTGACCAACCCTGACGATCCAACGTGGATAGCGATAGACTGCGGTATCGTAGGTACGCTAAACCGCGAAGATAAACGCTACTTAGCAGAAAACTTTGTCGCCTTTTTCAATCGTGATTATCGAAAAGTCGCGGAGCTTCATGTAGATTCAGGTTGGGTGCCTGCCAATACCAGCGTAGATGAGTTCGAGTTTGCTATTCGCACGGTTTGCGAGCCCATTTTCAATAAACCACTAGCCGAAATTTCATTTGGCCAAGTATTGGTGAATCTGTTCAATACCGCCCGTCGATTTAATATGGAAGTGCAGCCGCAACTGGTGTTGTTGCAAAAAACCTTACTTTATATCGAAGGTCTGGGTCGTCAGTTGTATCCACAACTGGATTTATGGCAAACAGCTAAGCCTTACCTAGAATCATGGGTCAAAGAGCAAATGGGTGTGAAGGCGGTGTTTGAAAAAATCAAAGATAACCTGCCGTTTTGGAACGAAAAACTGCCTGAAATACCAGATCTTGTTTACGATTACTTGCGCGTAGGTAAACAGGCGCATGAAACGCAAAAAGAGCTCATCAACCAAGCGTTGGCCAAGCAAGACAGCCAACATAAACAACTGCTTAATAGTGTTATTGGAGCAGGCTTTGTTGTTAGTGCAGCGCTGCTGGCGGTGGCTAAACTACCGATTATTGCGGCAATTACCGGTGTTGTCGGTGGTGTTTTTGTGATTAAAGCTTTAACTGCATCAACTCGTGACTAA
- a CDS encoding GNAT family N-acetyltransferase, whose translation MLIRPATPDDIKQAIPLMYSSGPEAFNYVFSVTHESQSIEFLSYAYKKGDGEFGYQDHFVAEINGEVVGLVGYRPAQDNLRYTLSAIKRIFVYYGLLSGLKVIKRGLAFEKIVPPPPKNTACLHNFGVSNSVRGQGIGARMMTMVAEKAKQQGYSAVVLDVAETNPKAKALYLRQGYQVIDAKTGRLQNRFGRGVSHELMQLKL comes from the coding sequence ATGCTTATTCGCCCTGCGACACCTGACGACATAAAACAAGCAATCCCCTTAATGTACTCATCTGGCCCTGAAGCATTTAACTATGTGTTTTCTGTGACCCATGAGAGTCAATCGATAGAGTTTTTAAGTTATGCCTATAAAAAAGGTGACGGTGAGTTCGGTTATCAGGATCATTTCGTTGCTGAAATTAACGGTGAAGTTGTTGGGCTAGTAGGCTATCGACCCGCCCAGGACAACTTGCGATACACACTATCTGCTATCAAACGTATTTTTGTCTATTACGGCCTTTTAAGCGGCCTCAAGGTTATTAAACGTGGACTAGCATTTGAAAAAATTGTACCGCCACCACCTAAAAATACAGCGTGCTTGCATAACTTTGGGGTAAGCAATAGCGTCCGTGGCCAAGGTATAGGTGCGCGCATGATGACTATGGTCGCTGAAAAAGCGAAACAACAAGGTTACAGCGCTGTGGTGTTAGATGTTGCAGAGACAAACCCAAAAGCGAAAGCTTTGTATTTGAGGCAAGGCTATCAGGTCATTGATGCTAAAACAGGGCGTTTACAAAATCGTTTTGGCCGTGGTGTTAGTCACGAGTTGATGCAGTTAAAGCTTTAA
- a CDS encoding bifunctional transcriptional activator/DNA repair enzyme AdaA: MWITQPQLIEEYYQALVAKDSHYLGTFYVGVTSTGIFCIPTCTARKPKLANVKFYSELKDALDEGFRPCKVCNPGQNAFSAPEAVTAAMSLVKANPQIKVGDSMLRQHNIAPEKVRRWFNKHYGMTFQAYQRMSRINQAFQQVQAGEKTADLAMDSGYDSLSGFGYTFKKLVGKSPQKNRKNRLLLDRFDTPLGPMFVCASDDGICLLEFVDRRGLENEFKDIQRKLDAVILAGENNHIQQCKQELAQYFAHKRQSFSVALDAPGSEFQQRVWYQLQQIPYGQTRSYQQQAEHIGQPTATRAVANANGHNRIAIIIPCHRVIGKDGSLTGYGGGLARKQWLLNLEQG; encoded by the coding sequence ATGTGGATTACTCAACCTCAGCTTATAGAAGAATATTACCAAGCCCTTGTTGCTAAGGATTCACACTACCTTGGCACTTTTTATGTAGGCGTTACATCAACGGGCATATTCTGCATTCCTACCTGCACGGCTAGAAAGCCTAAGTTAGCCAATGTTAAATTTTACAGTGAGTTAAAAGATGCACTAGATGAGGGGTTTAGGCCTTGCAAGGTTTGTAACCCTGGACAAAATGCATTTTCTGCACCCGAGGCGGTTACTGCTGCAATGTCGTTAGTAAAAGCAAACCCGCAAATTAAAGTAGGCGACAGTATGCTGCGACAGCATAACATTGCGCCAGAAAAGGTGCGTCGATGGTTTAACAAGCATTACGGTATGACGTTTCAAGCATATCAACGGATGTCACGCATTAACCAAGCTTTTCAACAAGTACAAGCGGGCGAAAAAACGGCGGATCTGGCGATGGATAGTGGCTATGATTCGTTAAGTGGTTTTGGTTATACCTTCAAGAAGTTAGTAGGAAAATCGCCACAAAAAAATCGCAAAAATCGCTTGCTTCTTGATCGATTTGATACACCCCTAGGTCCAATGTTTGTGTGTGCTTCTGACGACGGCATTTGCTTACTTGAGTTTGTTGACAGGAGAGGATTAGAGAATGAATTTAAAGATATTCAGCGCAAACTTGATGCGGTTATATTGGCGGGAGAAAACAACCATATTCAGCAATGCAAGCAAGAGCTAGCACAATACTTTGCGCATAAGCGCCAATCATTTTCAGTAGCGCTTGATGCGCCTGGTAGCGAATTTCAGCAAAGAGTATGGTACCAGTTGCAACAGATCCCTTATGGTCAAACGCGCAGTTATCAACAACAGGCGGAGCATATCGGGCAACCTACGGCGACTCGAGCGGTGGCCAATGCCAACGGCCATAATCGCATTGCCATTATTATTCCTTGCCACCGCGTTATAGGGAAAGACGGTTCGCTTACTGGATATGGCGGCGGACTAGCTCGTAAGCAATGGTTGTTAAACCTAGAGCAGGGCTAG
- a CDS encoding CPBP family intramembrane glutamic endopeptidase, whose protein sequence is MDSSKQLKAHHIIISQIILTVIALTLAVVFSIEMDLYSSSLSFDVTAGVGLAVLTYLFFAALVKIPNPLQKPISALTNSLVPMFKGLQWPAIAVISLLAGISEELLFRGVMQSPLTEKLGMWPAILITSLIFGAMHALNFVYFALTFFIGLLLGLGYIYSDSLLLVAVWHAVYDFIALTVIVKKPHLLGADMQKEA, encoded by the coding sequence ATGGATTCAAGCAAACAACTAAAAGCTCATCATATAATTATCAGTCAGATTATCTTAACCGTTATTGCCTTAACGTTAGCGGTTGTATTCAGCATAGAAATGGATCTTTATTCGTCGAGCTTAAGTTTTGATGTAACAGCAGGGGTTGGACTAGCTGTGCTTACCTATTTGTTTTTTGCGGCACTGGTCAAAATTCCTAATCCATTGCAAAAACCTATTTCCGCGCTGACTAATTCATTAGTGCCGATGTTTAAAGGACTGCAATGGCCCGCTATTGCCGTTATTTCGTTGTTGGCAGGTATTTCTGAAGAGTTATTGTTTCGAGGCGTTATGCAGTCGCCTCTCACCGAGAAGCTTGGGATGTGGCCAGCAATATTAATCACTTCCCTCATTTTTGGCGCTATGCATGCGCTTAATTTTGTTTATTTCGCGTTAACGTTTTTTATCGGGTTATTGCTTGGGCTAGGCTATATTTATAGTGATAGCTTATTGCTAGTAGCCGTTTGGCACGCCGTTTACGATTTTATCGCGCTAACGGTGATCGTTAAAAAGCCTCATTTGTTGGGTGCCGACATGCAAAAGGAAGCATAA
- a CDS encoding DUF808 domain-containing protein, producing MAGASLLTLLDDIATMMDDVAAMSKVAARKTAGVLGDDLALNAQQVSGVKADRELPVVWAVTKGSFLNKLILVPAALLISAVYPPLITVLLVIGGLFLCFEGAEKVIEKVHGKKHHTPQATTQTSTPEAITALEQTKIKGAIRTDFILSAEIVVIILGTVASESFQMQVMVLSSMAVLFTIGVYGLVAAIVKLDDLGLYLLKKSFTGQFNRFQLYTGRAILVTAPWLMKTLAFVGTLAMFLVGGGILTHSFHSLAEVSGQVTAALLPIVGEWSHWLLPILFDGIIGLIAGLIVVAMFIFATKLVKKR from the coding sequence ATGGCAGGTGCGAGTTTACTGACCCTACTAGATGATATAGCAACGATGATGGATGATGTTGCCGCAATGTCGAAAGTCGCTGCACGAAAAACTGCGGGTGTATTGGGCGATGATCTGGCATTAAACGCGCAACAGGTCTCTGGTGTGAAAGCTGATAGGGAACTTCCCGTGGTATGGGCGGTAACCAAAGGCTCATTTCTTAATAAGCTCATTTTAGTACCGGCAGCTTTGTTAATTAGCGCGGTTTATCCGCCCCTGATCACTGTGCTTTTGGTTATTGGTGGTTTGTTTCTCTGCTTCGAAGGAGCCGAGAAAGTTATTGAAAAAGTACATGGCAAAAAACATCACACGCCGCAAGCAACAACACAAACAAGTACCCCAGAGGCGATTACAGCGCTAGAACAAACCAAGATAAAAGGGGCAATTAGAACCGACTTTATTTTATCCGCAGAAATTGTCGTCATTATCCTAGGTACGGTAGCGAGTGAATCGTTTCAAATGCAGGTAATGGTACTGTCTTCCATGGCTGTACTGTTTACCATTGGCGTTTACGGTTTAGTTGCTGCCATCGTGAAACTCGATGATCTAGGTCTATATCTGCTCAAAAAATCATTTACTGGTCAGTTTAATCGATTCCAGTTATATACGGGTCGCGCTATTTTAGTTACCGCGCCTTGGCTGATGAAGACGCTGGCATTTGTCGGTACTTTAGCGATGTTTTTAGTTGGTGGCGGCATATTAACGCACAGCTTTCATAGCCTAGCTGAAGTATCTGGGCAGGTTACTGCGGCATTGTTGCCGATAGTAGGTGAATGGAGCCATTGGTTATTACCTATTTTGTTTGATGGCATCATAGGGTTAATCGCTGGCTTAATTGTGGTTGCGATGTTTATCTTTGCTACTAAGCTAGTTAAAAAACGCTAA
- a CDS encoding DUF2235 domain-containing protein: MAKRIVICCDGTWNRPERLNKNDHPTNVLKFARAISPEDSHGNKQVVFYDWGIGSYHNKLLGGAIGAGLDKNIKDAYRFLVHNYSEGDEIFLFGFSRGAYTVRSLCGMLNNCGILKSVHGNKIEQAFELYKTKKYKPSSDYAKQWRSQYAIAVDSKVDFVGVFDTVGAMGLPFTIFGLIDDKDLFYDRKLGGNIKVARHALSLDELRSDFEPTVWLPREGVDLQQVWFTGSHSDIGGGYAPDKDDSVLSDIPMRWMQSQANAHGLQFDPYLTNVSSNTFASIHNEYKGKFKLMGKLVREIPAQHKIPTSIHASVFERMQQSDYNNESVQKYKQRYGDLPPIAEDEPSQ; encoded by the coding sequence ATGGCAAAGCGAATTGTGATTTGTTGTGACGGTACCTGGAATAGACCCGAGCGCTTAAACAAAAACGATCACCCAACCAATGTTTTAAAGTTTGCACGTGCAATCTCACCTGAGGATAGCCATGGCAACAAACAAGTAGTGTTTTATGATTGGGGTATTGGTTCGTATCATAATAAATTGCTTGGTGGTGCAATTGGTGCGGGCTTAGATAAAAACATTAAAGACGCATACCGTTTCTTGGTGCACAACTATAGTGAGGGTGATGAAATCTTTTTGTTTGGTTTTAGTCGTGGCGCCTATACTGTGCGCAGTTTGTGCGGCATGCTGAATAATTGCGGTATTTTAAAGAGTGTTCATGGCAATAAAATTGAGCAAGCTTTTGAGTTATACAAAACCAAGAAATACAAGCCGTCTTCAGATTATGCCAAGCAATGGCGAAGCCAATATGCGATAGCAGTAGATAGTAAAGTTGACTTTGTCGGTGTGTTTGACACCGTTGGTGCAATGGGTCTGCCGTTTACCATTTTTGGTTTAATCGACGATAAAGACTTATTCTACGATCGTAAACTGGGTGGCAATATTAAGGTGGCGCGACATGCATTGTCGCTTGATGAACTGCGAAGTGATTTTGAACCGACAGTTTGGCTACCAAGAGAAGGCGTCGACCTGCAACAGGTATGGTTTACCGGTAGTCATTCAGATATTGGTGGTGGCTATGCACCAGACAAAGATGACAGTGTTTTGTCGGACATTCCAATGCGATGGATGCAATCGCAAGCAAACGCTCATGGTCTGCAATTTGACCCTTATCTAACAAACGTCAGTTCCAATACGTTTGCCTCGATTCACAACGAATACAAAGGTAAGTTTAAATTAATGGGAAAACTGGTGCGCGAAATCCCCGCGCAACATAAGATTCCTACGAGCATTCATGCTAGTGTGTTTGAGCGTATGCAACAAAGCGATTACAACAATGAATCAGTTCAAAAATACAAGCAGCGCTATGGCGACCTGCCGCCTATTGCTGAAGACGAGCCATCACAATAG
- a CDS encoding 2-hydroxyacid dehydrogenase produces the protein MGHKVAVFSSKKYDERFLTRYNKNDAIALTFFESKLSRETVELANGFDAVCIFVNDEVDAFVLEKLASFNVNVIALRCAGFNNLDLQKAKALDIAVCRVPEYSPEAVAEHAVGLALTLSRKFHKAYNRVRENNFSLSGLRGFNFHNKTVGIIGTGKIGIATMRIFKGFGCKLVCYDPYQNEQAIALGAEYLDLTDLLQCADIISLHCPLMPQTQYMINKATLTQMKRGAMLINTSRGGLIDSEAVISALKDKQLGYLGLDVYELESELFFEDLSSEVIDDDVFQRLLTFPNVLITGHQGFFTEEALTTIAETTLGNLHQLFNKQPCENLL, from the coding sequence ATGGGTCACAAGGTTGCGGTGTTTAGTTCGAAGAAGTATGACGAGCGCTTTTTAACCCGATATAACAAAAACGATGCTATTGCGTTAACGTTTTTTGAAAGCAAACTCAGCCGAGAAACTGTTGAGCTAGCCAATGGCTTTGACGCGGTCTGTATTTTTGTTAATGATGAAGTCGATGCCTTCGTATTAGAAAAACTCGCCAGTTTTAATGTCAACGTGATAGCACTGCGCTGCGCTGGGTTTAACAACCTAGATCTACAAAAAGCGAAAGCGCTAGATATAGCTGTTTGCCGTGTGCCCGAGTACTCGCCAGAAGCTGTTGCAGAACATGCGGTAGGCCTAGCGCTAACCTTAAGTCGAAAATTTCATAAAGCCTATAATCGTGTGCGTGAAAACAACTTTTCATTATCAGGCTTGCGCGGTTTTAACTTTCACAATAAAACCGTTGGCATTATCGGCACAGGTAAAATCGGCATTGCCACAATGCGAATCTTCAAGGGGTTTGGTTGCAAACTAGTATGCTATGACCCATATCAAAATGAACAAGCTATTGCGCTAGGTGCTGAGTATCTCGACCTAACAGATTTGTTGCAATGTGCCGACATTATTAGTTTGCATTGCCCGTTAATGCCACAAACGCAATATATGATCAATAAGGCTACACTCACTCAAATGAAACGTGGTGCTATGCTAATTAACACTAGTCGTGGTGGCTTAATTGATAGTGAAGCGGTAATTTCTGCGCTAAAAGATAAGCAACTCGGTTATTTGGGTTTGGATGTGTATGAACTAGAAAGCGAACTCTTTTTTGAAGACTTATCTTCAGAAGTTATTGATGATGACGTGTTTCAGCGACTACTCACCTTCCCTAACGTTTTGATCACCGGTCATCAAGGTTTCTTTACTGAGGAAGCGCTAACCACCATTGCAGAAACAACCTTAGGTAACTTGCATCAGCTGTTTAACAAGCAACCGTGCGAAAACCTATTGTGA